A region of Deltaproteobacteria bacterium DNA encodes the following proteins:
- a CDS encoding efflux RND transporter permease subunit, with product MQKLAEICIRRPVFAAMIILALVVVGGASYVRLGVDRFPSVDLPTVSIRTQLPGASAEEVETEISRRIEEAVNTIEGIDELRSISGPGSSNVIVTFNLDRNIDAAAQDVRDRVATVLRNLPKDATAPLISKFDNDQAPVLTVALAGDRPLRELTELADKVVKVRLERSDGVGEVRIVGGLERAINVWVDADRLAALRIPITAVRDAIALQNLDASGGNVTRGPREETLRTIGRLGDPRAFEELVVATIGGASVRIRDIGSAEDGTKEQRSTARLNGVPTVVLEVRRQSGANTVAVIDGAKRAIGASAAELPAGVGLTVIQDQSRYIRAALHEINVHLILGSILASLVVFAFMRSWRTTLIAAVAIPASVISSFGMMWALHFTLNSVTMLALVLMVGIVIDDAIVVLENIFRFVEEKGMPPFEAARAATRDIGPAVMATTLSLVVIFIPVSFMSSISGRFLYQFGITAAVAVMVSLLVSFTLTPMMSARLLGRGGAEGTGVPDGAPRSRAGFYRLLDAGYERALAFSMRHRWFVAALSLGVVLSTVPLYRVIRQDYLPANADEGEFNISVSAPQGTSLASMDEILNAVMAEVRSIPGVAQVLSTAGGGFIGAVNEGRAYVRLKPHEERVFSVERLLKSLARGDPGAAFRGNRPQKEIMQEVRRRVRKYRDLRIAVRNIAGFNIGGGSFDVDFVLRGPDLKALSGYAEALRDRQEPLGLMDTDTSLKLDKPELQVRIDRARAADLGVDPERVGTAVRLMVGGDEEVSRFNDPAVNEDYDVQLRLREKDRDDAEAIGRLYVSREGGGLAQVGSVAAIERTMSPSRIDRLDRQREVRLRGSVAPGYALADRLAALRAEVAAMNLPAGYTTRVSGRGRELERTFGEFVWAFALSIVFMYMILASQFEHLVHPFTILLSLPLCVPFALLSIWATGSTLNLYSALGMLVLFGVVKKNAILQIDHMNNLRAGGMDRASAILQGNRDRLRPILMTTLTFVSGMLPLAVGSGPGSEERRVIAIVVIGGQTLSLLLTLLATPVVYSLLDDLKPGRPAG from the coding sequence TTGCAGAAGTTAGCGGAAATCTGCATCCGCCGCCCCGTCTTCGCGGCGATGATCATCCTGGCGCTGGTCGTCGTCGGCGGGGCCAGCTACGTCCGGCTCGGCGTCGACCGGTTCCCGTCGGTCGACCTTCCCACCGTCTCGATCCGCACCCAGCTCCCCGGCGCGTCCGCCGAGGAGGTCGAGACCGAGATCTCCCGGAGGATCGAGGAGGCGGTCAACACCATCGAGGGGATCGACGAGCTGCGGTCGATCTCGGGGCCGGGATCCTCCAACGTCATCGTCACCTTCAACCTGGACCGGAACATCGACGCGGCGGCGCAGGACGTCCGGGACCGTGTCGCCACCGTCCTGCGGAACCTGCCGAAGGACGCCACGGCGCCGCTGATCTCGAAGTTCGACAACGACCAGGCGCCCGTCCTGACGGTGGCGCTGGCGGGGGACCGCCCGCTGCGGGAGCTGACCGAGCTGGCCGACAAGGTGGTGAAGGTCCGCCTGGAGCGGTCGGACGGGGTCGGCGAAGTGCGGATCGTCGGCGGGCTGGAGCGGGCGATCAACGTGTGGGTCGACGCGGACCGGCTCGCCGCGCTGCGGATCCCGATCACCGCCGTCCGCGATGCGATCGCCCTCCAGAACCTCGACGCCTCCGGCGGGAACGTGACCCGGGGCCCGCGCGAGGAAACGCTCCGGACGATCGGCCGCCTGGGCGACCCGCGGGCCTTCGAGGAGCTGGTGGTCGCCACGATCGGCGGCGCTTCGGTCCGCATCCGGGACATCGGCAGCGCCGAGGACGGGACGAAGGAGCAGCGGTCCACCGCGCGGCTGAACGGAGTCCCCACGGTGGTCCTCGAGGTGCGGCGGCAGTCGGGCGCCAACACGGTGGCCGTGATCGACGGCGCGAAGCGCGCCATCGGAGCCTCCGCCGCGGAGCTGCCGGCGGGGGTCGGCCTGACCGTGATCCAGGACCAGTCCCGCTACATCCGCGCCGCCCTGCACGAGATCAACGTGCACCTGATCCTCGGCAGCATCCTCGCGTCCCTGGTCGTCTTCGCCTTCATGCGGAGCTGGCGGACGACCCTGATCGCCGCGGTGGCGATTCCCGCGTCCGTGATCTCCAGCTTCGGGATGATGTGGGCGCTCCACTTCACCCTGAACAGCGTGACCATGCTCGCCCTCGTCCTGATGGTGGGGATCGTGATCGACGACGCGATCGTCGTCCTGGAGAACATCTTCCGCTTCGTGGAGGAGAAGGGGATGCCGCCGTTCGAGGCCGCCCGGGCGGCGACCCGGGACATCGGCCCGGCCGTCATGGCGACGACGCTCTCGCTGGTGGTCATCTTCATCCCGGTGTCGTTCATGTCGAGCATCTCCGGGCGCTTCCTGTACCAGTTCGGGATCACCGCGGCCGTCGCGGTGATGGTGAGCCTCCTCGTCTCCTTCACCCTCACCCCGATGATGAGCGCGCGGCTCCTCGGGAGGGGCGGCGCGGAAGGCACGGGCGTTCCGGACGGGGCGCCCCGTTCCCGGGCCGGGTTCTACCGGCTTCTCGACGCCGGGTACGAACGCGCCCTCGCCTTCTCGATGCGCCACCGGTGGTTCGTGGCCGCCCTCTCGCTCGGGGTCGTCCTGTCGACCGTCCCCCTCTACCGCGTGATCCGGCAGGACTACCTTCCGGCCAACGCCGACGAGGGGGAGTTCAACATCAGCGTGAGCGCCCCGCAGGGGACCAGCCTCGCCAGCATGGACGAAATCCTGAACGCCGTGATGGCGGAGGTGCGATCGATCCCCGGGGTGGCGCAGGTGCTGTCGACCGCCGGGGGCGGCTTCATCGGCGCGGTGAACGAGGGGAGGGCGTACGTGCGCCTCAAGCCCCACGAGGAGCGGGTCTTCTCCGTGGAGCGCCTGCTGAAAAGCCTGGCCCGCGGCGATCCGGGCGCGGCGTTCCGCGGAAACCGTCCCCAGAAGGAGATCATGCAGGAGGTCCGGCGCAGGGTGCGGAAGTACCGCGACCTCCGGATCGCGGTGCGGAACATCGCCGGGTTCAACATCGGCGGCGGCAGCTTCGACGTCGACTTCGTGCTGCGCGGGCCCGATCTGAAGGCGCTCTCCGGGTACGCCGAGGCGTTGAGGGACCGGCAGGAACCGCTGGGGCTGATGGACACCGACACGTCGCTCAAGCTCGACAAGCCCGAGCTGCAGGTGCGGATCGACCGCGCGCGGGCCGCCGACCTCGGCGTCGACCCCGAGCGGGTCGGGACCGCGGTGCGACTGATGGTGGGGGGAGACGAGGAGGTGTCCCGCTTCAACGATCCCGCCGTGAACGAAGACTACGATGTCCAGCTCCGGCTGCGGGAGAAGGACCGGGACGATGCCGAGGCGATCGGGCGCCTGTACGTTTCGAGGGAGGGGGGAGGCCTGGCCCAGGTCGGGAGCGTCGCCGCGATCGAGCGGACCATGAGCCCCTCGCGCATCGACCGGCTCGACCGGCAGCGGGAGGTGCGCCTGCGGGGGTCGGTCGCCCCCGGGTACGCGCTGGCCGACCGGCTGGCGGCGCTGCGGGCGGAGGTCGCGGCGATGAACCTCCCCGCGGGCTACACGACGCGCGTTTCCGGCCGGGGGAGGGAGCTGGAGCGGACGTTCGGGGAGTTCGTGTGGGCGTTCGCGCTCTCGATCGTCTTCATGTACATGATCCTGGCGTCCCAGTTCGAGCACCTGGTCCACCCGTTCACGATCCTGCTGTCGCTTCCGCTGTGCGTTCCCTTCGCCCTGCTGTCCATCTGGGCCACCGGGAGCACCCTGAACCTCTACTCCGCTCTGGGGATGCTCGTGCTCTTCGGGGTGGTGAAGAAGAACGCCATCCTCCAGATCGACCACATGAACAACCTGCGGGCGGGGGGGATGGACCGCGCCTCGGCGATCCTCCAGGGGAACCGGGACCGGCTGCGGCCGATCCTGATGACGACGCTCACGTTCGTGTCGGGGATGCTGCCGCTGGCCGTGGGGAGCGGGCCGGGGTCCGAGGAACGCCGGGTGATCGCGATCGTCGTGATCGGCGGGCAGACGCTGTCGCTCCTGCTCACGCTCCTCGCCACCCCGGTGGTCTACTCGCTGCTGGACGACCTGAAACCCGGGCGCCCGGCGGGCTAA
- a CDS encoding transglutaminase domain-containing protein codes for MKLPVGRALLAGVAVVAAAGVFAAGYLVRDREETARPAFHDMRVNHVSDLVSLVDPDDPAVRSLAVRLGTPEAAYAFVRDRIRYEPMAPGLSPREILRAEKGSCLGKATLLCSVYRAMGIPARDVRVIVGNIALPDRLVDHAWIDMEYKGYCFQQDPSSFLGVFEFGQFPGMAFTRYFVQEENFCFNDEGFAVVSQLNRFRMGM; via the coding sequence ATGAAGCTTCCGGTCGGGAGAGCGCTCCTTGCGGGCGTCGCGGTTGTCGCCGCCGCCGGGGTTTTCGCCGCCGGATACCTCGTCCGGGATCGCGAGGAGACGGCCCGTCCCGCGTTCCACGACATGCGGGTCAACCACGTCTCCGACCTTGTCTCCCTCGTGGATCCCGACGACCCCGCCGTCCGCTCCCTGGCGGTACGGCTCGGCACCCCCGAGGCCGCGTACGCCTTCGTCCGGGATCGGATCCGGTACGAGCCCATGGCACCGGGCCTGTCCCCCCGGGAGATCCTCCGCGCGGAAAAGGGGAGTTGCCTCGGGAAAGCGACCCTCCTGTGCAGCGTCTACCGGGCGATGGGGATCCCCGCGAGGGACGTCCGGGTGATCGTCGGGAACATCGCCCTGCCGGACCGTCTCGTCGACCACGCCTGGATCGACATGGAATACAAGGGGTATTGCTTCCAGCAGGACCCGTCATCGTTCCTGGGCGTCTTTGAATTCGGGCAGTTCCCGGGGATGGCGTTCACCCGCTACTTCGTCCAGGAAGAGAATTTCTGCTTCAACGACGAAGGGTTCGCCGTCGTATCGCAGTTGAACCGTTTCCGGATGGGCATGTAG
- the cadA gene encoding cadmium-translocating P-type ATPase — MEEKTPYGAPSGAGEGALVRWSFPVKGMSCASCVGRVEKSLARLEGVASASVNLATETATVAADPAKAGPWRIAAAIRDAGYEVPVERTAFPIHGMSCASCVARVEKALRGVSGVLAASVNLAERTGSVDFLPGAASVDDLRAAVEGAGYSVPRVEPGEDPVAREERAQREEERSVLSRLWVGVALGVPLLAFSHWEMVAGGGGLPFSPFAAGLLQLLLATPIQFYSGSRFYRGAWAAARHGAADMNTLVVLGTSVAYAYSAFAAFLPQAIRAEGLTPHLYFETSAAIIVLVLLGRHFEARARGKTSEAVRRLIGLAPAAARVVRDGVEVDVPLESVAVGERVVVRPGERIPVDGAVEEGTSAVDESMLTGEPIPVEKVPGSAVTGGTLNANGRLVFTATRVGKDTALSRIVAMVREAQGSKPPIGRLADAIASYFVPSVMATAAVTFAAWYLFGPEPRGTYAMVNTIAVLIIACPCAMGLATPTSIMVATGKGAELGILVRDGAALETARNVDTVVLDKTGTVTKGKPVLTAVRLARGGTFQGEGGELELLRLAACAESGSEHPLAEAVVRGAKDRGIAVSAPASFRASPGMGIRAAADGRDVRAGSLAWLSGEGIGTEGLLPLARQISDAGGTAVGVSVDGRAEGVLSLADEIKESAPEAIRRLRGMGLDVLLLTGDNRRSAETVAAKVGIAKVIAEVLPERKAHEVRTLQGEGKVVAMVGDGINDAPALAQADVGIAIGTGTDVAVEAGDLVLMSGDLRGVPSAISLSRATLRNIRQNLFWAFAYNVVLIPVAAGALYPFFRILLDPVFAAAAMGLSSVTVVTNALRLRRFRPSA; from the coding sequence ATGGAAGAGAAGACCCCATACGGCGCCCCGTCGGGAGCCGGGGAGGGCGCTCTTGTGCGCTGGAGCTTCCCGGTGAAGGGGATGTCGTGCGCCTCCTGCGTCGGCCGCGTGGAGAAATCGCTCGCCCGCCTCGAAGGGGTCGCCTCCGCGTCGGTCAACCTGGCGACGGAGACCGCCACGGTCGCCGCGGATCCGGCGAAGGCCGGTCCCTGGCGGATCGCCGCGGCGATCCGCGACGCCGGGTACGAGGTTCCGGTCGAGCGGACCGCCTTCCCGATCCACGGGATGTCGTGCGCGTCCTGCGTCGCCCGGGTGGAGAAGGCGCTGCGCGGCGTCTCCGGCGTCCTGGCCGCGAGCGTGAACCTCGCCGAGCGGACCGGGAGCGTCGACTTCCTCCCCGGCGCCGCTTCCGTGGACGACCTCCGGGCGGCGGTGGAAGGCGCGGGCTACTCCGTCCCCCGCGTCGAACCGGGCGAGGACCCGGTGGCGCGGGAGGAACGCGCCCAGCGGGAGGAGGAGCGTTCCGTCCTCTCCCGGCTGTGGGTCGGCGTCGCCCTCGGCGTTCCCCTGCTCGCGTTTTCGCACTGGGAGATGGTCGCGGGCGGCGGCGGGCTGCCGTTCTCCCCCTTCGCGGCGGGGCTGCTGCAGCTGCTTCTGGCGACGCCGATCCAGTTCTACTCCGGTTCCCGCTTCTACCGCGGGGCGTGGGCCGCGGCGCGGCACGGCGCCGCCGACATGAACACCTTGGTGGTCCTCGGGACCTCGGTCGCCTACGCCTACAGCGCCTTCGCCGCCTTCCTCCCGCAGGCGATCCGCGCGGAGGGGCTGACTCCGCACCTGTATTTCGAGACGTCCGCCGCGATCATCGTGCTGGTCCTCCTGGGCCGCCATTTCGAGGCGAGGGCCCGGGGAAAGACATCGGAGGCGGTGCGGAGACTGATCGGCCTTGCGCCCGCGGCGGCGCGGGTGGTCCGCGACGGGGTCGAGGTCGACGTCCCCCTCGAATCCGTGGCGGTGGGCGAACGCGTCGTCGTCCGTCCCGGGGAGAGGATCCCCGTGGACGGGGCGGTGGAGGAAGGTACGTCCGCCGTCGACGAGTCGATGCTCACCGGGGAGCCGATTCCCGTGGAGAAGGTGCCGGGGAGCGCCGTGACGGGCGGGACGCTCAACGCCAACGGACGCCTGGTGTTTACGGCGACCCGCGTGGGGAAGGACACCGCGCTCTCCCGCATCGTCGCGATGGTCCGGGAGGCGCAGGGAAGCAAGCCGCCGATCGGCCGGCTTGCCGACGCGATCGCGTCGTACTTCGTGCCGTCGGTGATGGCGACGGCCGCGGTCACCTTCGCCGCCTGGTACCTCTTCGGGCCGGAGCCGCGGGGGACCTACGCGATGGTCAACACGATCGCCGTGCTGATCATCGCCTGCCCCTGCGCCATGGGCCTTGCGACTCCCACCTCGATCATGGTCGCGACGGGCAAGGGGGCGGAGCTCGGGATCCTCGTCCGGGACGGCGCGGCGCTGGAGACGGCCCGGAACGTGGACACGGTCGTCCTCGACAAGACCGGCACCGTGACGAAGGGGAAGCCGGTCCTCACCGCCGTGCGCCTCGCCCGCGGCGGCACGTTCCAGGGAGAGGGAGGGGAACTGGAGCTGCTTCGGCTCGCGGCTTGCGCGGAGAGCGGGTCGGAGCACCCGCTCGCGGAGGCGGTCGTCCGCGGCGCGAAGGACAGGGGGATCGCCGTCTCCGCCCCGGCGTCGTTCCGGGCCTCCCCGGGGATGGGAATCCGCGCGGCGGCGGACGGCCGGGACGTCCGGGCGGGGAGCCTCGCGTGGCTTTCCGGGGAAGGGATCGGGACGGAGGGGCTGCTCCCGCTGGCGCGGCAGATCTCGGACGCGGGAGGCACGGCGGTGGGCGTGTCGGTGGACGGGCGCGCCGAAGGCGTCCTGTCGCTCGCGGACGAGATCAAGGAGAGCGCCCCGGAAGCGATCCGGCGGCTCCGCGGCATGGGGCTCGACGTCCTGCTGCTGACCGGGGACAACCGTCGCTCGGCGGAGACGGTGGCGGCGAAGGTCGGGATCGCCAAGGTGATCGCGGAGGTCCTGCCGGAGCGCAAGGCGCACGAGGTCCGGACGCTGCAGGGGGAAGGAAAGGTCGTCGCGATGGTGGGGGACGGCATCAACGACGCGCCGGCGCTGGCGCAGGCCGACGTCGGGATCGCCATCGGGACGGGGACGGACGTCGCGGTGGAGGCGGGGGACCTGGTGCTGATGAGCGGGGACCTGCGCGGAGTCCCCTCCGCCATCTCCTTGAGCCGCGCGACCCTCCGCAACATCCGCCAGAACCTGTTCTGGGCGTTCGCGTACAACGTCGTGCTGATCCCGGTCGCGGCGGGAGCCCTCTACCCGTTCTTCCGGATCCTGCTGGATCCGGTGTTCGCCGCCGCGGCGATGGGGCTCTCCTCGGTCACCGTGGTGACGAACGCGCTCCGGCTGCGCCGTTTCCGTCCCTCGGCATGA
- a CDS encoding efflux RND transporter periplasmic adaptor subunit, which yields MRTGRFVSAAGILALAAVCSGCGSEAPPSRAGDVEKAKGPRAVRVAAAGEGRLPRTIAVTGTLSADEEVTAAFKVAGRVSEIAVDLGTPVRKGQLLARLDPTDFRLRVEQAEAALRQVRAGLGLPPEGADDRVDPEKTALVREARAVLEEARRNRDRMAQLVEKNYIARSEYDASVSRVLVAEGRHQAAIEEVGNRRELLAERRSSLALARQQQADATLLSPIDGAVREKRASTGEFLAAGAPVVGLVRIHPLRLRVAVPERDAPAVRVGQPVKVRLEGDAGEHAGRVVRVSPAILEQNRTLAVEAEVANRDGRLRPGSFARAEIVAPADRTSVLAPASSVVSFAGLEKVFVVKDGLAVEKRVRTGRRSGDRVEIVEGLAAGEQVVTEPGNLAGGTPVAVSQ from the coding sequence TTGAGGACAGGACGCTTCGTTTCGGCGGCGGGGATCCTGGCGCTCGCCGCGGTTTGTTCCGGGTGCGGCTCGGAGGCGCCTCCGTCCAGGGCGGGGGACGTCGAAAAGGCGAAGGGGCCCCGCGCCGTGCGCGTGGCGGCGGCCGGCGAAGGCAGGCTTCCCCGGACGATCGCCGTGACCGGGACGCTTTCGGCCGACGAGGAGGTGACGGCCGCCTTCAAGGTGGCCGGGCGTGTGAGCGAAATCGCGGTCGACCTCGGCACCCCCGTGCGGAAGGGGCAGCTCCTCGCGCGCCTCGACCCGACCGATTTCCGACTCCGGGTGGAGCAGGCGGAGGCGGCCCTGCGCCAGGTCCGGGCCGGGCTGGGGCTCCCCCCCGAAGGGGCGGACGACCGCGTGGACCCCGAGAAGACCGCTCTGGTGCGGGAAGCCCGGGCGGTGCTCGAAGAGGCGCGGCGGAACCGGGACCGGATGGCGCAGCTCGTCGAGAAGAACTACATCGCCCGCTCCGAGTACGACGCGTCGGTGTCCCGCGTCCTGGTCGCGGAAGGACGCCACCAGGCGGCGATCGAGGAGGTCGGGAACCGCCGGGAGCTGCTCGCGGAGCGTCGATCGTCGCTGGCCCTTGCGCGTCAGCAGCAGGCCGACGCGACGCTCCTCTCGCCGATCGATGGCGCCGTCCGCGAGAAGAGGGCCTCGACGGGGGAATTCCTCGCGGCGGGCGCGCCGGTGGTCGGATTGGTGAGGATTCACCCGCTGCGGTTGCGGGTCGCGGTGCCGGAGAGGGACGCCCCGGCGGTGCGCGTCGGCCAGCCGGTCAAGGTCCGCCTGGAAGGGGACGCGGGGGAGCACGCCGGGCGGGTGGTCCGCGTGAGCCCCGCCATCCTCGAGCAGAACCGCACTCTCGCCGTGGAAGCGGAAGTGGCCAACCGGGACGGCCGCCTGCGTCCGGGCTCCTTCGCCCGGGCGGAAATCGTCGCGCCCGCCGACCGAACCTCGGTGCTGGCGCCCGCCTCGTCGGTCGTCTCCTTCGCCGGGCTCGAAAAGGTGTTCGTGGTGAAGGACGGATTGGCGGTCGAGAAGAGGGTCCGGACCGGGCGACGCTCGGGCGACCGGGTGGAGATCGTCGAGGGGCTCGCGGCGGGGGAGCAGGTGGTGACGGAGCCCGGCAACCTCGCGGGCGGGACGCCCGTCGCGGTATCGCAGTAG
- the rnd gene encoding ribonuclease D: MEKEPKGRLVTDPSEFRDLVASMKASGKVGFDTEFVGERTYFPRLCLVQLGTDTAVAAVDPLAVGDLSPLDDLLFDPSILKVVHAGWQDLKIVHQRTGRVPSPVFDTQIAAAVLGMPAQAAYASTVREFLGADVKKGHSYSDWGARPLSHSQIAYAQDDVRYLPALHDRMTARLRREGRLSWIEPEMAALSSPAAYETDPATEYRRVKGWASLDRRRLAVLRALIAWREGEARRRDVPRRRVLADESALAIARSRPADEEALRRVRGLEWKVGGSASVAVLDAVREALALPEEMLPEAPSPRARGNGEAASVASLLGALVRSRSRAQRVAPEVLTGSEELERLASGEREGIGVLAGWRYDLVGKDLLSMLDGRISLVVRGGKVVVEERR; this comes from the coding sequence ATGGAAAAGGAACCGAAAGGACGGCTGGTCACGGACCCGTCGGAGTTCCGCGACCTGGTCGCCTCCATGAAGGCTTCCGGCAAGGTCGGCTTCGACACCGAATTCGTCGGCGAGCGCACCTACTTCCCCCGCCTCTGCCTCGTCCAGCTCGGCACGGACACGGCGGTCGCCGCGGTCGACCCGCTCGCCGTCGGCGACCTGTCCCCCCTGGACGACCTTCTCTTCGACCCGTCCATCCTGAAAGTGGTCCACGCGGGGTGGCAGGACCTGAAGATCGTCCACCAGCGGACCGGGCGCGTGCCGTCGCCGGTCTTCGACACGCAGATCGCCGCGGCGGTCCTGGGGATGCCGGCGCAGGCGGCGTACGCGTCGACGGTCCGGGAGTTCCTGGGAGCGGACGTGAAGAAGGGGCACTCCTACTCCGACTGGGGAGCCCGGCCCCTTTCCCATTCGCAGATCGCCTACGCGCAGGACGACGTTCGGTACCTCCCCGCGCTGCACGACCGGATGACGGCGCGGCTCCGGCGGGAAGGGCGGCTCTCCTGGATCGAGCCGGAGATGGCGGCGCTCTCCTCCCCCGCGGCGTACGAGACCGACCCCGCGACCGAGTATCGCCGGGTGAAAGGATGGGCGTCGCTCGACCGGAGACGCCTGGCGGTGCTGCGCGCGCTGATCGCGTGGAGGGAGGGGGAGGCCCGGCGCAGGGACGTCCCGAGGCGCCGGGTGCTCGCGGACGAAAGCGCGCTGGCGATCGCCCGGAGCCGGCCGGCGGACGAGGAGGCGCTCCGGCGCGTGCGCGGGCTGGAGTGGAAGGTCGGCGGGAGCGCGTCGGTCGCGGTGCTGGACGCCGTCCGCGAAGCGCTGGCGCTGCCCGAGGAGATGCTCCCCGAGGCGCCGTCGCCCAGGGCCCGCGGGAACGGGGAGGCCGCCTCCGTGGCTTCCCTCCTGGGAGCGCTGGTGCGGTCCCGCTCCCGGGCGCAACGGGTCGCCCCCGAGGTCCTGACCGGCTCCGAGGAGCTCGAGCGCCTGGCCTCGGGGGAGCGGGAAGGGATCGGGGTGCTGGCGGGATGGAGATACGATCTCGTGGGAAAGGACCTTCTGTCGATGCTCGACGGGCGGATCTCCCTCGTCGTCCGGGGCGGCAAAGTCGTCGTGGAGGAGCGGCGTTGA